The proteins below come from a single Triticum aestivum cultivar Chinese Spring chromosome 5D, IWGSC CS RefSeq v2.1, whole genome shotgun sequence genomic window:
- the LOC123123330 gene encoding probable lactoylglutathione lyase, chloroplastic isoform X2, which yields MRVSRGPVACAALMLLSTAAALRSEPIRLSRSGAPKLRASAGAAHANATFCSKEEAFAWAKKDHRRLLHVVYRVGDIDRTIKFYTECLGMKLLRKRDIPEEKYTNAFLGYGREDAHFVVELTYNYGVDKYDIGAGFGHFGIATDDVAKTVEIIRAKGGKVTREYGTVKGGKTVTAFIEDPDGYKFEILDRPGTREPLCQVMLRVGDLDRAISFYEKAYGMELLRKQDNPRNKYTVALMGYGPEDRNAVVELTYKYGVAKYDKGNAYGQIAIGTDNVYKTAEVVKLSGGQVVREPGPLPGIGTKITSVLDPDGWKTVFVDNIDFAKELGSHAHH from the exons ATGAGGGTCAGCCGTGGCCCCGTCGCGTGTGCCGCCCTCATGCTCCTCTCCACCGCTGCAG CTCTGCGGTCGGAGCCGATCAGGCTGAGCAGGAGCGGCGCGCCCAAGCTCCGCGCCTCGGCGGGCGCCGCGCACGCTAATGCCACCTTCTGTAGCAAAGAGGAGGCATTCGCCTGGGCCAAGAAGGACCACCGGAGGCTCCTCCACGTCGTCTACCGCGTCGGCGACATCGACAGGACCATCAA GTTCTACACCGAATGCCTGGGCATGAAGCTGCTGAGGAAGCGTGACATACCCGAAGAGAAGTACACCAATGCTTTCCTCGGATACGGCCGCGAGGACGCCCATTTCGTCGTTGAGCTCACATACA ACTACGGGGTTGACAAGTATGATATTGGAGCGGGGTTCGGTCATTTCGGCATCGCAACCGATGAT GTGGCCAAAACGGTTGAAATCATAAGAGCAAAGGGAGGCAAGGTGACAAGGGAGTATGGCACTGTCAAGGGTGGCAAGACCGTGACCGCGTTCATCGAAGACCCCGATGGCTACAAGTTTGAGATCCTTGACAGGCCAGGGACTCGAGAGCCACTATGCCAGGTGATGCTTCGTGTCGGCGACCTCGACCGAGCCATAAGCTTCTATGAGAAG GCTTATGGTATGGAACTGCTCCGAAAGCAAGATAACCCTCGAAACAAG TATACGGTGGCGTTGATGGGGTATGGGCCCGAAGACCGGAATGCAGTTGTGGAGCTGACCTACAAGTACGGTGTCGCTAAATATGACAAGGGGAATGCCTATGGTCAG ATAGCGATAGGCACCGACAATGTCTACAAGACCGCCGAGGTGGTGAAGCTGTCCGGAGGGCAAGTGGTGCGGGAGCCGGGTCCCTTGCCAGGGATCGGCACCAAGATCACATCTGTGCTTGACCCTGATGGGTGGAAAACG GTATTTGTTGACAACATTGACTTCGCCAAAGAATTGGGTAGTCATGCACACCATTGA
- the LOC123123330 gene encoding probable lactoylglutathione lyase, chloroplastic isoform X1 yields MRVSRGPVACAALMLLSTAAALRSEPIRLSRSGAPKLRASAGAAHANATFCSKEEAFAWAKKDHRRLLHVVYRVGDIDRTIKFYTECLGMKLLRKRDIPEEKYTNAFLGYGREDAHFVVELTYNYGVDKYDIGAGFGHFGIATDDVAKTVEIIRAKGGKVTREYGTVKGGKTVTAFIEDPDGYKFEILDRPGTREPLCQVMLRVGDLDRAISFYEKAYGMELLRKQDNPRNKYTVALMGYGPEDRNAVVELTYKYGVAKYDKGNAYGQIAIGTDNVYKTAEVVKLSGGQVVREPGPLPGIGTKITSVLDPDGWKTVLPCSHHASSIIAHRAETQICLCGMQVFVDNIDFAKELGSHAHH; encoded by the exons ATGAGGGTCAGCCGTGGCCCCGTCGCGTGTGCCGCCCTCATGCTCCTCTCCACCGCTGCAG CTCTGCGGTCGGAGCCGATCAGGCTGAGCAGGAGCGGCGCGCCCAAGCTCCGCGCCTCGGCGGGCGCCGCGCACGCTAATGCCACCTTCTGTAGCAAAGAGGAGGCATTCGCCTGGGCCAAGAAGGACCACCGGAGGCTCCTCCACGTCGTCTACCGCGTCGGCGACATCGACAGGACCATCAA GTTCTACACCGAATGCCTGGGCATGAAGCTGCTGAGGAAGCGTGACATACCCGAAGAGAAGTACACCAATGCTTTCCTCGGATACGGCCGCGAGGACGCCCATTTCGTCGTTGAGCTCACATACA ACTACGGGGTTGACAAGTATGATATTGGAGCGGGGTTCGGTCATTTCGGCATCGCAACCGATGAT GTGGCCAAAACGGTTGAAATCATAAGAGCAAAGGGAGGCAAGGTGACAAGGGAGTATGGCACTGTCAAGGGTGGCAAGACCGTGACCGCGTTCATCGAAGACCCCGATGGCTACAAGTTTGAGATCCTTGACAGGCCAGGGACTCGAGAGCCACTATGCCAGGTGATGCTTCGTGTCGGCGACCTCGACCGAGCCATAAGCTTCTATGAGAAG GCTTATGGTATGGAACTGCTCCGAAAGCAAGATAACCCTCGAAACAAG TATACGGTGGCGTTGATGGGGTATGGGCCCGAAGACCGGAATGCAGTTGTGGAGCTGACCTACAAGTACGGTGTCGCTAAATATGACAAGGGGAATGCCTATGGTCAG ATAGCGATAGGCACCGACAATGTCTACAAGACCGCCGAGGTGGTGAAGCTGTCCGGAGGGCAAGTGGTGCGGGAGCCGGGTCCCTTGCCAGGGATCGGCACCAAGATCACATCTGTGCTTGACCCTGATGGGTGGAAAACGGTATTACCTTGCTCCCATCATGCTAGTTCAATTATTGCTCACCGAGCCGAGACTCAAATATGTCTATGTGGCATGCAGGTATTTGTTGACAACATTGACTTCGCCAAAGAATTGGGTAGTCATGCACACCATTGA